In Kiritimatiellia bacterium, a genomic segment contains:
- a CDS encoding SDR family oxidoreductase, translating to MSARLLAGRRALITGASRGLGAAIARRFWEAGASLVLLARREPALRRFVASLPAREEQMALPVVADLAVPDLGTVAEEVAAAAGALGGPLDVLVNNAGVQGPIGPLEQIGNRWEAWVQTIQVNLLAPVRLIVELLPRMSDGGVIINVGGGGATAPRPNFSAYAVAKTALVRLTECLADELRPRRIRVLALAPGVLPTDMLREVSAAGEAAAGEREVAIARRALEQPDAAALDRAASCALWMASDAAVGITGRLISAVWDPWSRLGDVAAELAATDVYTLRRITPRDRGLDWGDPVDSAAEPPAR from the coding sequence ATGAGTGCGCGGCTGCTCGCGGGCCGCCGGGCACTGATCACCGGGGCCAGTCGCGGTCTCGGTGCGGCGATCGCGCGCAGGTTCTGGGAAGCGGGCGCCTCGTTGGTGTTGCTTGCGCGGCGGGAGCCGGCGCTGCGCCGCTTCGTCGCATCGCTGCCAGCCCGCGAGGAACAGATGGCGCTGCCGGTGGTCGCCGACCTTGCGGTACCCGACCTGGGGACCGTCGCCGAGGAGGTGGCCGCGGCGGCGGGGGCGCTGGGCGGGCCGCTGGACGTGCTGGTGAACAACGCGGGGGTACAAGGTCCGATTGGACCGCTCGAGCAGATCGGCAACCGATGGGAGGCGTGGGTTCAGACGATTCAGGTGAACCTGTTGGCACCAGTTCGGCTGATCGTGGAGCTGCTGCCGCGAATGTCGGACGGGGGCGTGATCATCAACGTGGGCGGTGGTGGGGCGACCGCGCCGCGCCCGAACTTTTCCGCGTATGCGGTGGCGAAGACCGCACTGGTGCGACTGACCGAGTGCCTCGCGGATGAACTGCGGCCGCGGCGCATTCGCGTGCTTGCGCTTGCGCCGGGTGTGCTGCCGACCGACATGTTGCGCGAGGTGTCGGCGGCCGGCGAGGCTGCGGCGGGTGAGCGGGAGGTAGCGATCGCGCGTCGAGCGCTCGAGCAGCCGGACGCGGCGGCGCTCGATCGTGCCGCAAGCTGCGCGCTTTGGATGGCGTCGGATGCGGCCGTGGGGATTACGGGCCGGCTGATCAGCGCGGTGTGGGATCCGTGGTCTCGGCTGGGTGACGTTGCGGCGGAGCTGGCGGCCACGGATGTCTACACGCTGCGTCGGATCACTCCGCGGGATCGTGGTCTGGATTGGGGCGATCCGGTAGACTCCGCGGCGGAGCCACCGGCGAGATGA
- a CDS encoding SIS domain-containing protein, whose amino-acid sequence MKDPFVERYLEETMEIARRLDPVAIAAVVERLAEVRERGGRLFVLGVGGGAANASHAVNDFRKLCGFEAYAPTDNVSELTARINDEGWASSLAAWLRGSRLGPLDGVLVFSVGGGDEARNVSPNLVQAIREARRVGATVLGVVGRDGGFTARAADACVVIPVVNPEAITPHTEAFQSVVAHLLVSHPRLKVMPTHWEHLDRGGAAAPQESPR is encoded by the coding sequence ATGAAAGATCCCTTTGTTGAGCGGTATTTGGAGGAGACGATGGAGATTGCGCGCCGCCTGGACCCGGTGGCGATCGCAGCAGTGGTGGAGCGTCTCGCCGAGGTCCGCGAGCGGGGGGGGCGGCTCTTCGTGCTGGGGGTCGGCGGGGGCGCCGCGAACGCGAGCCACGCGGTGAATGACTTTCGGAAGCTTTGTGGATTCGAGGCGTACGCGCCGACGGACAACGTTTCCGAGCTCACCGCGAGGATCAATGACGAGGGGTGGGCGAGTTCGCTCGCCGCGTGGCTGCGCGGCAGCCGCTTGGGTCCGCTGGACGGCGTGCTGGTGTTTTCGGTCGGCGGAGGGGACGAGGCGCGCAACGTCAGCCCCAACTTGGTCCAGGCGATCCGCGAGGCGAGGCGCGTCGGCGCGACGGTGCTGGGTGTGGTCGGTCGGGACGGCGGATTTACCGCGCGTGCGGCGGACGCGTGCGTGGTCATCCCGGTGGTAAACCCGGAAGCGATTACGCCGCACACGGAGGCATTTCAGTCGGTCGTCGCGCATTTGTTGGTCTCGCATCCGCGGCTAAAGGTAATGCCGACGCACTGGGAGCATCTAGATCGCGGCGGCGCCGCGGCGCCGCAGGAGTCTCCGCGATGA
- the leuD gene encoding 3-isopropylmalate dehydratase small subunit, with the protein MEPFLRHRGRIAALDRANVDTDQIIPKQFLKSIRRTGFGPALFFDWRYLPDGSPNPDFELNRPIFQGATILVVRNNFGCGSSREHAVWAIQQYGFRAVIAPWQLRDGERVAAFAEIFRNNATRNGLVTVELAEQEVETIFREVEARPGLEATVDLERLAVTLHTPVPVEFQFSMDPAARRTLLEGLDEIRQTLQYEEAIAAFERRHDVQMPVGRF; encoded by the coding sequence ATGGAACCGTTTCTTCGTCACCGCGGCCGGATCGCGGCATTGGATCGAGCGAATGTCGACACCGATCAGATCATTCCAAAACAGTTTTTAAAATCCATTCGCCGCACCGGCTTTGGTCCCGCCCTGTTTTTCGATTGGCGTTATTTGCCAGACGGTTCTCCCAATCCGGACTTTGAGTTGAACCGGCCGATCTTCCAGGGCGCGACCATTTTGGTGGTGCGCAACAATTTTGGCTGTGGATCGAGCCGCGAGCACGCCGTGTGGGCGATTCAACAGTATGGTTTTCGTGCAGTGATCGCTCCCTGGCAGCTGCGCGACGGAGAGCGTGTCGCGGCGTTCGCGGAGATTTTTCGAAACAACGCGACCCGAAATGGTCTGGTGACGGTTGAGCTCGCGGAGCAGGAGGTGGAGACCATTTTTCGCGAGGTCGAGGCGCGGCCGGGGCTTGAAGCCACAGTGGACCTGGAGAGGCTTGCGGTCACCTTGCACACTCCCGTGCCGGTGGAGTTTCAGTTCTCCATGGATCCGGCGGCGCGCCGGACGCTGCTGGAGGGACTCGACGAGATCCGGCAGACGTTACAGTACGAAGAAGCGATTGCCGCGTTTGAGCGGCGTCACGACGTCCAGATGCCCGTGGGCCGATTCTGA
- a CDS encoding transaldolase, producing MMPDRVPRLEELKIRIFCDGADLDSIQAARARGIVKGFTTNPTLMARAGVTNYLLFARELLRIVPDMPVSFEVFSDEFDEMERQARVLRSLGPNVHVKIPITNTRGESSCPLIARLSRERIPLNITAMLTLDQVRAVAAALDPACPAFVSVFAGRIADTGRDPVPIMREALEILRPLPRAELLWASPREALNILQAEQIGCPIITCTPDLLAKAENFGRDLTEYSLDTVRMFRRDALNSGFQI from the coding sequence ATGATGCCCGATCGCGTGCCCCGACTGGAGGAACTCAAAATCCGCATTTTCTGCGACGGCGCCGACCTCGATTCGATCCAAGCCGCTCGTGCGAGGGGCATCGTGAAGGGATTCACGACGAACCCGACGCTGATGGCGCGGGCGGGCGTGACCAACTATCTGCTCTTCGCCCGGGAGCTGCTGCGCATCGTGCCGGACATGCCCGTTTCGTTTGAGGTTTTTTCCGACGAGTTTGACGAAATGGAGCGCCAGGCGCGCGTGCTGCGATCACTGGGCCCGAACGTGCATGTAAAGATTCCGATCACGAACACCCGGGGCGAATCGTCCTGTCCGCTGATTGCCCGGTTGTCGCGCGAGCGCATACCGTTGAACATCACCGCGATGCTCACGCTCGATCAGGTCCGTGCGGTCGCGGCGGCATTGGACCCGGCGTGCCCGGCGTTTGTGTCGGTCTTTGCGGGGCGGATCGCGGATACCGGCCGTGACCCGGTGCCGATCATGCGCGAGGCGCTCGAGATTCTGCGGCCCCTGCCGCGCGCGGAGTTGTTGTGGGCTAGCCCGCGCGAGGCGCTGAACATTTTACAGGCGGAACAGATTGGCTGCCCGATCATCACCTGCACGCCGGACCTGCTCGCGAAGGCGGAAAATTTCGGGCGGGATCTGACGGAGTACTCGCTGGATACCGTGCGGATGTTCCGCCGCGACGCACTGAACAGTGGATTTCAGATCTGA
- a CDS encoding NAD-dependent epimerase/dehydratase family protein — MNVLITGGAGFIGSNLAQRLVRDGQRVRVFDNFSTGQLAFLEAVRGAPNFELIRGDLLDLPALTAACDGMDLVIHLAANADVRFGTHHPRKDLEHNTIGTFHVLEAMRTAGVRRIAFSSTGSIYGEPEVFPTPEDAPFPVQTSLYGASKLAGEGLIEAYCEGFGFQCWIFRFVSILGEHYSHGHVFDFYRKLLADPTELEVLGDGHQRKSYLYVQDCLDAMWLAIERADRRVNIFNLGTDEYCEVNDSVRWICEELGVRPRLRYTGGIRGWVGDSPFIFLDTRRIRSLGWSPKLSIREAIVRTLRYLQANRWLLEARA, encoded by the coding sequence ATGAACGTTTTGATCACTGGGGGCGCCGGCTTCATCGGCAGCAACCTCGCGCAGCGCCTTGTGCGCGACGGGCAGCGGGTGCGAGTGTTTGACAATTTTTCGACCGGCCAGCTCGCGTTCCTGGAGGCCGTTCGCGGTGCGCCGAACTTCGAGTTGATCCGGGGTGACCTGCTGGACCTGCCCGCGCTGACTGCCGCCTGCGACGGCATGGACCTGGTGATCCATCTGGCCGCGAACGCGGACGTCCGGTTCGGCACCCACCACCCTCGGAAGGATCTCGAGCACAACACGATTGGCACCTTTCACGTGCTGGAGGCGATGCGGACCGCGGGAGTGCGCCGGATTGCGTTTTCCTCCACGGGCTCCATCTATGGCGAGCCGGAGGTGTTCCCGACACCGGAAGACGCACCGTTTCCCGTGCAAACCTCTCTGTACGGCGCCTCCAAGCTCGCGGGAGAGGGGTTGATTGAGGCCTACTGCGAGGGATTTGGCTTCCAGTGCTGGATTTTTCGGTTCGTCTCGATTCTCGGAGAACACTACTCTCACGGTCACGTCTTCGATTTTTACCGCAAGCTTCTCGCCGATCCGACGGAGCTGGAAGTGCTGGGAGACGGACATCAGCGGAAGTCATATCTGTATGTGCAGGACTGCCTGGATGCGATGTGGCTGGCGATCGAGCGTGCCGACCGCCGCGTGAACATTTTCAACCTCGGCACCGACGAGTATTGCGAGGTGAACGACTCGGTCCGCTGGATCTGCGAGGAGCTGGGGGTGCGCCCCCGGCTGCGGTACACCGGTGGAATCCGCGGATGGGTGGGGGATAGCCCATTCATTTTTTTGGATACGCGTCGGATCCGATCGCTGGGGTGGTCGCCCAAACTCTCGATCCGTGAGGCGATCGTGCGCACGCTTCGTTACCTGCAGGCGAACCGCTGGCTGCTGGAGGCGCGCGCATGA
- the leuC gene encoding 3-isopropylmalate dehydratase large subunit yields MSGTTYEKIWNSHVVRSFDDGTALLYIDRHLVHEVTSPQAFDGLRLSGRRVRRPDLTFATMDHNVPTDERREIRDPVAREQIAALETNCREFDIQLFGLDDERNGIVHIIGPELGLTLPGTTIVCGDSHTATHGAFGALAFGIGTSEVEHVLATQTLRQRKSKVFRVEFTGRLRSPVTPKDLILKLIGTIGTAGATGFVLEYTGEAVRTMSMEGRMTVCNMSIEAGARAGLIAPDETTFEYIATGDRPYAPRGEALERACARWRALAPDPDARYDRALSIAADRIAPQVTWGTSPGMVVDVDEPVPTPDRVPGYSRADAERALEYMGLRPGQRMTEVPIQVVFIGSCTNGRIEDLREAARVVRGRKVAPGVRALVVPGSAQVRRQAEAEGLDRIFREAGFEWRRQGCSMCLAMNPDRLAEGERCAATSNRNFEGRQGKGGRTHLVSPAMAAAAAIAGHFVDIRRWPS; encoded by the coding sequence ATGAGTGGAACAACCTACGAAAAGATTTGGAACTCTCACGTCGTCAGGAGCTTCGATGATGGTACCGCCCTGCTCTATATTGACCGGCATCTCGTGCACGAAGTGACCAGTCCGCAAGCGTTTGACGGTTTGCGGCTGTCAGGGCGGAGGGTTCGACGTCCGGACCTGACGTTTGCGACGATGGATCACAATGTACCGACTGATGAGCGGCGTGAGATTCGGGATCCCGTCGCCCGCGAGCAGATTGCAGCGCTGGAGACGAACTGCCGCGAGTTCGATATTCAACTGTTTGGCCTTGACGACGAGCGAAACGGCATCGTGCACATCATCGGTCCGGAGCTCGGCCTCACGTTACCGGGCACCACAATTGTGTGCGGAGATTCGCACACCGCCACGCATGGGGCGTTCGGTGCGTTGGCCTTTGGCATCGGCACTTCCGAAGTGGAACACGTATTGGCAACGCAAACGCTTCGACAGCGAAAGTCGAAGGTGTTTCGGGTGGAGTTCACCGGGCGGCTCCGGTCACCGGTGACGCCGAAGGATCTGATTCTGAAGCTGATCGGCACGATTGGCACTGCGGGGGCGACGGGCTTCGTGTTGGAGTACACGGGCGAGGCCGTCCGGACGATGTCGATGGAGGGGCGCATGACGGTTTGCAACATGAGTATCGAGGCCGGTGCGCGCGCAGGTTTGATCGCTCCGGACGAGACGACCTTCGAGTACATTGCCACTGGCGATCGGCCGTATGCGCCGAGGGGCGAGGCGCTGGAACGAGCGTGCGCGCGTTGGCGGGCGCTGGCGCCGGATCCCGATGCTCGGTACGACCGGGCGCTATCGATCGCGGCGGATCGGATCGCCCCGCAGGTGACGTGGGGTACCAGCCCCGGCATGGTGGTGGATGTGGACGAGCCGGTTCCGACGCCGGACCGCGTGCCCGGCTACAGTCGGGCAGATGCCGAGCGCGCGCTGGAATACATGGGGTTGCGGCCGGGCCAGCGCATGACGGAGGTGCCAATCCAGGTTGTCTTTATCGGCAGTTGCACCAACGGCCGCATCGAGGATCTTCGGGAGGCCGCCCGGGTGGTCCGCGGGCGGAAGGTCGCGCCGGGTGTGCGCGCATTGGTGGTTCCGGGTTCGGCGCAGGTTCGTCGTCAGGCAGAAGCGGAGGGGCTCGATCGCATCTTTCGCGAGGCCGGCTTCGAGTGGCGCCGGCAGGGCTGCAGCATGTGTCTGGCGATGAATCCGGATCGCCTTGCGGAGGGCGAGCGTTGCGCGGCGACGTCAAACCGGAACTTTGAAGGGCGCCAGGGCAAGGGTGGACGGACGCACTTGGTCAGTCCCGCGATGGCGGCGGCCGCCGCCATCGCGGGTCATTTCGTGGACATCCGTCGCTGGCCGAGCTGA
- a CDS encoding Gfo/Idh/MocA family oxidoreductase: MSTSATPLQVGIVGCGLIGRKRAAALGAHRLVACTDLDPARAAALAAPAGAAVCRDAAELVARADVDVVIVATTHDALATTAVAALLAGKHVLVEKPAGRTVAEVEMIQRAAAASKCLVHVGFNHRYHPAVRRARELFEQGALGPMMMVRGRYGHGGRPGYEREWRADPIRSGGGELIDQGVHLIDLARWFLGDFTDVRGLATTLYWAMPVDDNAFLTLRTAGGQVAFLHASCSEWKNLFSLEIYGRSAKLHIEGLGGSYGVERLAYYRMKPEMGPPETTIWEFPGPDDSWAIEWAEFAEDIRLGRTPACGVEDARAVLAVVETVYRGGGA; encoded by the coding sequence ATGAGCACTTCCGCGACACCACTGCAGGTGGGCATCGTGGGCTGCGGGCTGATCGGACGCAAACGCGCGGCCGCCCTTGGGGCGCACCGGCTGGTCGCATGTACCGACCTCGACCCGGCTCGGGCCGCGGCGCTGGCGGCGCCGGCGGGGGCGGCGGTCTGCCGTGACGCCGCTGAGCTGGTTGCACGGGCGGACGTGGACGTGGTGATTGTGGCGACCACTCATGACGCGCTGGCGACGACGGCGGTGGCCGCGCTCTTGGCGGGAAAACACGTGCTGGTGGAGAAGCCGGCGGGCCGGACGGTCGCGGAGGTCGAAATGATTCAGCGAGCGGCGGCCGCATCGAAGTGCCTCGTGCATGTCGGGTTCAATCACCGCTACCACCCGGCGGTGCGTCGCGCGCGAGAGCTCTTTGAGCAAGGCGCGCTGGGGCCGATGATGATGGTGCGGGGGCGATACGGCCACGGGGGCCGTCCGGGCTACGAGCGAGAATGGCGGGCGGACCCCATCCGATCAGGGGGTGGCGAGCTGATTGATCAGGGGGTGCATCTGATAGATTTGGCGCGCTGGTTCTTGGGCGACTTTACGGACGTGCGCGGCTTGGCGACCACGTTGTACTGGGCGATGCCGGTGGACGACAATGCGTTTCTCACGCTGCGCACCGCGGGCGGTCAGGTCGCGTTCCTGCACGCGAGCTGCTCTGAGTGGAAAAATCTGTTCTCGCTCGAGATTTACGGGCGCAGCGCGAAACTCCACATCGAAGGGTTGGGTGGCAGCTACGGGGTTGAGCGGCTCGCGTACTACCGGATGAAACCGGAGATGGGACCCCCGGAGACGACCATCTGGGAGTTTCCGGGCCCGGACGATTCGTGGGCAATCGAATGGGCTGAATTTGCAGAGGATATCCGGCTGGGTCGGACCCCCGCCTGCGGCGTCGAGGATGCGCGTGCTGTGCTGGCTGTGGTGGAGACGGTGTATCGCGGAGGGGGCGCATGA
- a CDS encoding nucleotidyltransferase family protein: MTSTSPRSDRELPLQAAILCGGLGTRIRALAGDRPKSLLPVAGRPFIEHQLELLAASGVSDVVLCVGVGAEMIAAHVGDGARWGIRARYSREPADALRGTGGALVNALPLLREWCFVMYGDSYLPADYRPMARAFQQSGAPAMMAVYRNAGRWDASNARVEGGRVVFYSKSAAPGEADWIDWGLLAMRREVISRYASASMPLDLASVLTDLVSAGELAAWPAPTRFYEIGRPEGWRELEAYLRQRQSQ; the protein is encoded by the coding sequence ATGACTTCGACCAGTCCCCGGAGTGACCGCGAGCTGCCACTTCAGGCGGCGATTTTGTGCGGAGGTCTTGGTACGCGGATCCGCGCCCTCGCTGGCGATCGGCCGAAATCCCTGTTGCCGGTGGCCGGGCGGCCATTCATTGAGCACCAGCTGGAGCTGCTTGCCGCCAGCGGCGTGTCTGATGTGGTGTTGTGTGTCGGCGTCGGTGCGGAGATGATCGCCGCGCACGTGGGTGACGGGGCGCGCTGGGGGATCCGGGCGCGGTATTCGCGCGAGCCGGCGGACGCGCTGCGGGGCACCGGCGGGGCGCTCGTGAATGCGCTCCCGCTGCTGCGCGAGTGGTGCTTTGTGATGTATGGCGATTCGTATCTGCCGGCGGACTACCGGCCGATGGCGCGTGCGTTTCAGCAGAGCGGCGCGCCAGCGATGATGGCGGTGTACCGCAACGCGGGCCGGTGGGACGCCAGCAACGCGCGGGTCGAGGGAGGGCGGGTGGTTTTTTACTCCAAGTCCGCGGCACCCGGCGAGGCCGACTGGATTGATTGGGGGCTGCTGGCGATGCGGCGCGAGGTGATCAGCCGGTATGCGAGTGCCTCTATGCCGCTGGACCTTGCGTCGGTGCTCACAGACCTGGTGAGCGCAGGTGAGCTTGCCGCCTGGCCTGCGCCGACCCGATTCTACGAGATCGGCAGGCCGGAGGGTTGGCGGGAGCTGGAGGCGTATCTGCGGCAGAGGCAG
- a CDS encoding glycosyltransferase family 9 protein: MRAPRRILFLSLAGAGDTLLATPLIAEVRRHFPAARIEVLTMQGRAPREVLAHNPSLDEVLGFDFAAAGRVGSVIECLRLRTRRYDLSFTVMPQNRLEYNLITWLIGARERVGFEFEEDCGARPRLWLTRVVREDRRLHVVENNLRLLTEGLGLPIHGADPIPRLFVQPEHEARADAVLRELGAAGRTWFGFHPGSGTTKNLILKRWPVRHWAVLARRLVELHPDVRVLLFGSPDERALREEVIRQSGLDASRIALAPDGRVLDTAALIRRMAMFVCGDTLLTHVAAAMQVPTVEIVGPTDPRATGPYRVRSRVVRLGLSCSPCYFFSKHGIRCTHPRPMACLEELEPALVLAAMESLWRETTAAPPGSSAA; this comes from the coding sequence ATGAGGGCGCCCCGCCGCATTCTGTTTCTCTCCCTTGCGGGAGCGGGCGACACGCTGCTGGCGACGCCGCTCATCGCCGAGGTGCGCCGCCATTTCCCCGCCGCTCGCATTGAAGTGCTGACGATGCAGGGGCGCGCGCCGCGCGAAGTGCTCGCCCACAATCCGTCCCTCGATGAAGTGCTGGGCTTTGACTTCGCTGCGGCGGGACGGGTGGGGTCGGTGATCGAGTGTCTCCGCCTGCGGACACGGCGCTACGATCTCTCGTTCACGGTGATGCCCCAGAACCGCCTTGAGTACAACCTGATCACGTGGCTGATCGGCGCCCGGGAACGGGTGGGGTTTGAGTTCGAGGAGGACTGCGGTGCCCGGCCGCGCCTCTGGCTTACGAGGGTTGTGCGCGAAGACCGCCGTTTGCACGTGGTCGAAAACAATCTGCGATTGCTGACCGAGGGGCTCGGTCTGCCGATTCACGGCGCCGATCCGATTCCCCGGTTGTTCGTGCAGCCAGAGCACGAGGCGCGGGCAGACGCCGTGCTTCGCGAGCTCGGTGCTGCGGGCCGGACCTGGTTCGGATTTCATCCTGGTTCTGGCACGACGAAGAATCTCATTCTGAAGCGCTGGCCCGTTCGGCACTGGGCGGTGCTGGCTCGGCGACTGGTCGAGTTGCACCCCGACGTCCGGGTGCTGTTGTTTGGCAGTCCCGACGAGCGAGCACTGCGGGAGGAGGTGATCCGGCAGTCGGGGCTGGATGCGTCGCGGATCGCGCTGGCTCCGGATGGCCGCGTGCTCGACACGGCGGCGTTGATTCGCCGCATGGCCATGTTTGTTTGCGGCGACACACTGTTGACCCATGTCGCCGCGGCGATGCAGGTGCCGACCGTCGAGATCGTTGGACCGACGGACCCGCGCGCGACGGGTCCCTACCGCGTGCGATCTCGCGTCGTGCGGCTTGGTCTGTCTTGCAGTCCCTGCTATTTCTTTTCGAAACACGGGATCCGATGTACGCATCCTCGCCCGATGGCCTGTCTCGAAGAGCTTGAGCCCGCGTTGGTGTTGGCGGCGATGGAGAGTTTGTGGCGCGAGACGACGGCCGCCCCGCCGGGTTCGTCCGCCGCATGA